The following proteins are encoded in a genomic region of Peromyscus eremicus chromosome 14, PerEre_H2_v1, whole genome shotgun sequence:
- the Ankrd9 gene encoding ankyrin repeat domain-containing protein 9, with amino-acid sequence MPWDARPGRSANGGPEGAGSARLRVQKQCRKSSFAFYQAVRDLLPVWLLEDMRASEAFHWDERGRAAAYSPSEALLYALVHDHQAYAHYLLATFPRRALAPPSAGFRCCTAPGPHVALAVRYNRVGILRHILRTVRDFPLEERMRLLDRRGCSRVEGGGTSLHVACELARPECLFLLLGHGASPGLRDGGGFTPLELLLRQLGRDASSAPTAAEASSATVHAATTSTTPPGELCQRRLLLLDLLALYTTGAAAGPARCELLGDRLRWQQLLGEDKFQWLAGLAPPSLFVRAMQVLVTTISPGRFPEALDELPLPPFLQPLDLTGKS; translated from the coding sequence ATGCCGTGGGACGCCAGGCCGGGACGCAGTGCCAACGGTGGGCCCGAGGGCGCAGGCTCAGCTCGCTTGCGGGTGCAGAAGCAGTGCCGGAAGTCGTCCTTCGCCTTCTACCAGGCAGTGCGCGATCTGCTGCCGGTGTGGCTACTGGAGGACATGCGTGCCAGCGAGGCCTTCCACTGGGACGAGCGCGGGCGCGCCGCCGCCTATTCACCGTCGGAGGCTCTGCTGTACGCGCTCGTGCACGACCACCAAGCCTATGCTCACTACCTGCTGGCCACCTTCCCCCGGCGCGCGCTCGCCCCGCCTAGCGCGGGCTTCCGCTGTTGCACCGCGCCTGGACCGCACGTGGCGCTGGCGGTGCGCTACAACCGCGTGGGCATCCTGCGGCACATCCTGCGAACCGTGCGGGACTTTCCACTCGAAGAGCGCATGCGCCTTCTGGACCGACGTGGCTGCAGCCGTGTGGAGGGCGGTGGCACGTCGCTGCATGTGGCCTGTGAGCTTGCGCGCCCCgagtgtctcttcctgctgcttggcCACGGAGCTTCTCCAGGCCTGCGAGATGGTGGTGGCTTTACACCATTGGAGCTGCTGCTGCGCCAGCTGGGCCGGGACGCCAGCTCAGCCCCTACTGCTGCTGAGGCCTCCTCTGCCACCGTCCACGctgccaccaccagcaccactcCGCCTGGGGAGCTGTGTCAGCGCCGCCTGCTGCTGCTTGACCTGCTGGCACTGTACACCACGGGGGCTGCTGCGGGCCCAGCTCGATGTGAGCTGCTGGGAGACCGGCTACGCTGGcagcagctgctgggagaggacaAGTTCCAGTGGCTAGCAGGGCTGGCGCCACCCTCCCTCTTTGTACGAGCCATGCAGGTGCTGGTGACCACCATCTCACCTGGCCGCTTCCCCGAGGCCTTGGATGAGCTGCCTCTGCCACCCTTCTTGCAGCCATTGGATCTCACGGGCAAGAGCTAG